In Mastigocladopsis repens PCC 10914, a single window of DNA contains:
- a CDS encoding SGNH/GDSL hydrolase family protein, producing the protein MIINLFDTVNSYRDINLDLVAAAVTPDEQLVSNFQTFVRTNTRRCHFSDMYVFGDSLCDIGSAFDATQKALGQGSPPSPPYFQGRFSNGPVWVEYLATLLELTSKRNTNFATGGANTGAKNTFIPDNQLGLPGLQQQINSFIEDLKAANRLADPKALYIVWAGANDYLGGGVTHPAMPIENLSYAITSLAAVGAKNIMVLNLPNLGEVPATRTDSQQSTLLNALTQQHNFSLSELLNTLNLGFDVSIIPFDVNSLFHQVFTNPTKFGFTNVTDAQLDQSDHLQNDTDKFFFWDVLHPTRFGHSLLAEFAFSLLAPTVQARLSTNQHSLLNL; encoded by the coding sequence ATGATTATCAACCTATTTGATACCGTCAATTCCTATCGAGATATTAATCTCGACTTAGTTGCAGCAGCTGTAACACCAGACGAGCAACTAGTATCAAACTTTCAAACTTTTGTTAGAACAAATACACGACGTTGTCATTTTAGTGATATGTATGTATTTGGTGACAGCCTTTGTGATATTGGCAGTGCTTTTGATGCTACGCAAAAGGCATTAGGACAAGGGAGTCCACCATCACCTCCATACTTTCAAGGACGCTTTTCCAATGGTCCAGTATGGGTAGAATACCTTGCGACATTACTAGAATTAACCTCTAAGAGGAATACTAACTTTGCCACAGGTGGTGCGAATACAGGAGCTAAGAACACCTTCATTCCAGATAATCAATTGGGTTTACCGGGATTGCAGCAGCAAATCAACAGCTTTATTGAAGATTTAAAGGCAGCAAATCGGCTTGCTGATCCAAAGGCGCTTTACATTGTATGGGCGGGAGCCAATGACTACTTAGGCGGTGGCGTGACTCATCCTGCCATGCCCATCGAAAATCTCTCATATGCTATCACGTCCCTGGCTGCTGTTGGCGCTAAAAATATCATGGTACTGAACTTGCCAAACTTGGGAGAAGTTCCTGCTACACGCACAGATAGTCAACAATCTACCCTTCTCAACGCATTAACACAACAGCATAACTTTAGCTTATCTGAATTACTTAACACTTTGAATTTAGGTTTTGACGTGAGCATCATTCCTTTTGATGTTAATTCACTATTCCATCAAGTGTTTACTAATCCAACAAAATTTGGTTTTACGAATGTGACTGATGCTCAACTCGACCAATCAGATCATCTTCAAAATGACACTGATAAATTCTTCTTTTGGGATGTCCTGCATCCCACAAGATTTGGTCATAGTCTGTTAGCAGAATTTGCCTTTTCGTTGCTGGCGCCGACAGTTCAAGCAAGGCTATCAACTAACCAACATAGTTTGTTGAATTTATAA
- a CDS encoding P-loop NTPase family protein — MKYSPAFPQGISVIGTSGSGKTTLAGQISQHLAIPHVELDELHWEPNWIEVPDDVMRERVSQALASNTWVVDGNYSLVRDIVWGKADTVVWLDYPLWVVMKQLGWRTFHRVVTQQEVCNGNRESWKKTFSRDSIILWALQTYHKKRREYPLLFKKPEHSHLQVVHLRSPQAARDWLLNLKKSR, encoded by the coding sequence ATGAAATATTCGCCCGCATTCCCTCAAGGAATTTCTGTCATTGGCACAAGTGGATCTGGCAAGACAACTTTAGCAGGGCAAATTTCCCAGCATCTTGCCATCCCCCATGTAGAATTGGATGAGTTACATTGGGAACCGAACTGGATAGAAGTCCCAGATGATGTGATGCGTGAACGAGTTTCTCAAGCACTTGCAAGCAATACCTGGGTGGTTGATGGCAATTACAGCCTGGTACGCGACATAGTTTGGGGAAAGGCTGACACAGTTGTCTGGTTAGATTATCCGCTGTGGGTTGTTATGAAGCAGTTGGGATGGCGAACATTTCACCGGGTGGTGACACAACAGGAAGTCTGCAATGGTAACCGCGAAAGTTGGAAAAAAACCTTTAGCCGTGATTCGATTATTTTGTGGGCGCTTCAGACTTACCATAAAAAGCGCAGAGAGTATCCTCTGCTGTTCAAAAAACCTGAACATAGCCATCTGCAAGTGGTACATCTGCGTTCCCCCCAAGCTGCACGAGATTGGCTGTTAAACTTAAAGAAGTCGAGATGA
- a CDS encoding superoxide dismutase family protein, whose translation MVIKFSRLKSLFAFGVTLCLMLVCSVALGQTSEAQSLLRARVEVLGTDITGTLILTQRENGVVRIRGTIQGDPATLTPGLHGLHIHSVGVCEPGAQPPFTTSGGHFDPGPFGSEVPVQENHPYHLGDLPNLVVDEMGYANYNTLTSRVTLSEGPLSVFDDNGSAIIIHQLTDQQKAGGTAAEAGGGRLACGVVTREDGSYQSDDQV comes from the coding sequence ATGGTGATCAAGTTTTCGCGGCTCAAATCTTTGTTTGCCTTCGGAGTCACCCTTTGCTTGATGCTGGTCTGCTCCGTTGCATTGGGGCAAACGAGCGAGGCGCAGAGCCTACTACGCGCACGAGTCGAGGTTCTAGGTACAGATATTACTGGCACCCTAATCCTGACACAGCGAGAGAATGGAGTAGTGCGGATTCGAGGCACCATTCAAGGTGATCCAGCAACGCTGACTCCGGGTCTGCACGGACTCCACATTCATTCTGTGGGCGTGTGCGAACCCGGTGCTCAACCTCCTTTTACCACCAGTGGTGGGCACTTTGACCCTGGTCCTTTTGGTTCGGAAGTTCCTGTACAGGAGAACCATCCGTACCATCTAGGTGACTTGCCAAACCTGGTCGTGGATGAGATGGGATACGCAAACTACAATACGCTCACCAGTCGCGTCACCCTGAGTGAAGGTCCTCTCTCCGTGTTTGATGATAATGGTAGTGCAATCATCATTCACCAGTTAACAGATCAACAAAAAGCAGGCGGGACGGCTGCTGAAGCGGGTGGGGGACGGTTAGCCTGTGGGGTCGTGACGCGTGAAGATGGATCTTACCAATCAGACGATCAGGTGTGA